The DNA sequence GATAGTTCTTCTGATCTTGCATTATGTAGCCAAGACTCTCTGTCCCGCCAGCTTGCCTACTCATTAACTCAAATGCAGCCTTAGGGTTGATCCCTGAATCATCTGCTAAATCGATTTCATATGAATGTGTCTTTGAAATCTTCCTCTGGGAACGCATAAAATGCCTAGTACCAGGAATATGAAGGTGGTGATTATGTTCTTCCACAAAATCACGACActcatattttccattttccattttccatcaGGTATATCCCCATCCGTGCTGGACACTCTGTTCTTGTCTCAGCTCGTGGTTTTTTTGTATGGATGTCTCGCTTATCTATTCTCCGAAAACCAGCTTTATTACATACTAATCTCCGTGAAGTTATAACTGTCatgtctttctttctcttatgtGCAAAATCTCTTCTAATACTAAAACCCAATCTTCCTCCATAACTGTTATAGAAGTCATAAGCATCTTGCTCTGAattaaatatcatgcctacccGAGGACTACTGTCAACATTCTCACCTAACTCAACGTCATCCATATTCCGATAAATGAAGCAATTTGTTGATTCTTCAGAAAGTTGAAACAAGTTACAATTTAATAAGTTTCGAGAACATCTAAGAATGACTAAACTGAAACAATACTTAAACTACCATCTATTGCAGACCTCAAGCTTGTCTATGGAATTAACCAACTCATGGTGAAATAACCACCCCCCTTCCCAGccacttacaaaataaaaattttaagaagttTCTATTTACCAAAGTAGAAATGGATTCTGAAATATTTGTTTAATTGACAGacttttgttttagggtttgattgagaaggataaaataaaaaaaaatataaaaaaagaaagaaacacaaACTATGTCATCGTCCTTACCAAGCAAAgaagcataaaaaataaaaaaaataaaaaaaataaaagaagaagaagaagaaaaacaaaccaTTCCACAGGTAAACTTCAAAAACAGAGACCAATGAAATCTCACAGGTAATattggaaaaatattttgaaaccaGAATTGCCTATGCAgtgttgaaaaatattttccatcGAGTATATCCCCATCAGTTCCATTCTACTTTCTTTAGTAGTGGTATAATTAAGAAGGTAGTAAAAACGaccatcaaaaaaaaatttatgcttTATAGGTCATCAGAGGTTTTAATGGGATACAACAATGTTTAAAAGAGTTTCCATGAAGGAAGTTGCCAAGAACTCCACATTTCCTGTTAGTATTTAATTATGCCGACCATCACTTCTGTAAGAATAGAATCAGGTTTGACCATGGTCTTAGATTTAATTCCCTCAGATCTTAATGAATAGAAAATATGGAAATCTAATCTTTACATTATCCAACTGAAACACATTTCTCTCATCTTATGAACCCCCAACATCCCctaataaaaataggaaaagaggAGTAAGGAGTTCATAATTCACAGACATTACAGATGATTGGGTTCAGCCACTGCCCAACTTCTTCCCACCTTTGATAGTTAATACTATTATGGTTGGGCTCAGCCACTGCCCATCCATAACCAGGACAAgcatcatcattcatcacattcAAAGACCCCAATTTTAAAGTGATGTTAAAGCAATGCAAATCACCTGCATTCTTTATTACTTCCACCACCCCTAACAACCCAATTGCTTCGATCCCAGGAGACAAAACTTNNNNNNNNNNNNNNNNNNNNNNNNNNNNNNNNNNNNNNNNNNNNNNNNNNTTTAGCTCAaaaatggtagagcacttgGGATTTTTCTCAGGGTatgatggttcgaatccatcaagattcttGGAATTCTAAAACTTGGTTTTGTGGTGTGGTTTCAATGGTGTTAAATTTGGGTTGTGGTctttgagcatgccttacttttCCTTTTGAGGAAGAATATTCTAAGTGGTTTTCTGTTAATGGGAGAAATGTAATTGCTTTTGTGTTCAGAATGTCTTTGCAGTTTCAGAATGTCTTTTTGAATTTCTCTCTTTCAGCTGCTTTTGTTTCTGGTTCACAGAGTTCTACAGGTTAATTGCTTCTCTATTGTCAAGTATTTGACTGAAATTGTCTTTTtagtttctctctttccttctttggtGTAGCTACATTTACTGCTAAAATTCTCTGGTGATTGGTGATGACTCTCTCTGTTTGTGATTGcaattattttatttccaaGTTTAGTATTGTGTAACTTTTGAGGAAGAATCTTCTAAGTGGTGATGACTCTCTCTGTTTGTGACTTAATGACAGAACAAGTATCAGTTTGCAATGGAAAACAAAAGAGAGCCCCCAAAGAGTATCAGTTTGCAATGGAAAACAAAAGAGAGCCCCCAAAGGCTCCAGCCAAGCTATGAATGAAAAAATGCATCAGGAGATCAGTCGACACCTTCCTCAATAACTATCACTACTTCACCTCAACAGCAGTAGTTATTGTATTTCCTGCCTCTGTTTCAATTCTCCTCTCTCAATCATCACTTGTACCATCCTTGTTCCCTCTCTTTTCAGTCATTTATCTTCGTCTTCAATCACTCTTTTCTGTTGCTGGATTCCACCATCATCACAGTTCATCTCACTTCTCAATCTAAATTTATCTCAAACCCTCTCTTCCTCAATTTTATCTATCCATTTCAccctctccttccttctactGCCAAAGCCTGTGTAATTGATGCTATTCACCACCACCAACACAACATGGTATCTCTtcaatcttccttttcttctttcctatctCTTTatgttcccccccccctcatAACCCACATATGCAACTCCTTTGTTATCCTCTCAGCAAACACAGGCACCCTCTCTACTCTTCCTTGCCTTCAATATCCTTGATGCTTTTGGCTTCTCTTCACCCAATATCCCTGTCAATCTAGGACTGGCCTTTGTGGAAGCTCTGTTTCAGTACCGAATTGTAAGAGTGTATAATCATTCTAATAGGCTCAGTCCCTCCATGGGATTTTCATTGCATATTTTTACTCCCTTTAGGAATATCctcctttgatttgattcagCAGTTAGAAGCAGAGCTTTACATTGATAACAGAATAATACGTAGGCCGAGTCAATAGGAGAAGAGGTGTGGTATATGAAAGAGTCTTGGAACGTTTTAACGTTTTGTTCAATCTTCACCAGCCATTTTCTTTGTGGACTACTCTGGAACAAAAAAGAGTATAAAGGAAGGGAAGAGAGCTGAGATTTTGTTTTGTCCTTTGCAGAAGAACCAACCcctgaagaatttttttttttttttcaaagggaAATTTTCCTTAAGGAGCATAATGGGGGACACTTGAGGGAGTTTAAGAGGCAAGGAAGAGATAGCATTTTAGGGAAAGATAAATAATCTCTCTTCTTCGTAATTTTACCTTGCCCATTGTTTGAACTTAAAACAATGGCGAACAATAAATCCATTTCCTTGGAAGAAATTAAAAACGAAAAATGTCGATCTTGtaagtatatatatacatatctcTGTTTATCTTGCATAAATGATCTTGCATAAACCAGACGTGGCAGAGGAATGACCAGAATCGTAGcagggaggaggagaagaagaagaagaagaagaagaatcgtACGACCAGAATCGTAGGCAGCCTCCGAGCAAAAGAGAGGACGTAGCAGAGGGAGAGGGCGCTATTCTTTTGTGCGAccagaagagggaaagagggagaagaagaagaagaggagtagatttaggtttttttatggttttggtcGATCCGGCCCGGTCGATTTTTCAAGCAAAAAATTAGACCGTTTTCTTCGGTCTTGTATTATCTACCATACACGTGGCGTTTGCCACGTGTCAAAATCTTAACCAGCCTCCGCCAGGCTCCGCCAGTAACTGATGCAGCAGAGGAGCTCGATCCTATCGAATTGGGTCTCTGGGATCGAGCTCCTCTGCTGCATCAGTTACTGGCGGAGCCTGGCGGAGGCTGGTTAAGATTTTGACACGTGGCAAATGCCACGTGTATGGTAGATAATACAAGACCGAAGAAAACGGTCTAATTTTTGGCTTGAAAAATCGACCGGGCCGGATCgaccaaaaccataaaaaaacctaaatctactcctcttcttcttcttctccctctttccctcttctggTCGCACAAAAGAATAGCGCCCTCTCCCTCTGCTACGTCCTCTCTTTTGCTCGGAGGCTGCCTACGATTCTGGTCGTacgattcttcttcttcttcttcttcttctcctcctccctgCTACGATTCTGGTCATTCCTCTGCCACGTCTGGTTTATGCAAGATCATTTATGCAAGATAAACAgagatatgtatatatatacttaCAAGATCGACATTTTTCGTTTTTAATTTCTTCCAAGGAAATGGATTTATTGTTCGCCATTGTTTTAAGTTCAAACAATGGGCAAGGTAAAATTACGAAGAAGAGAGATTATTTATCTTTCCCTAAAATGCTATCTCTTCCTTGCCTCTTAAACTCCCTCAAGTGTCCCCCATTATGCTCCTTAAGGAAAATTtccctttgaaaaaaaaaaaaaaattcttcaggGGTTGGTTCTTCTGCAAAGGACAAAACAAAATCTCAGCTCTCTTCCCTTCCTTTATACTCTTTTTTGTTCCAGAGTAGTCCACAAAGAAAATGGCTGGTGAAGATTGAACAAAACGTTAAAACGTTCCAAGACTCTTTCATATACCACACCTCTTCTCCTATTGACTCGGCCTACGTATTATTCTGTTATCAATGTAAAGCTCTGCTTCTAACTGctgaatcaaatcaaaggagGATATTCCTAAAGGGAGTAAAAATATGCAATGAAAATCCCATGGAGGGACTGAGCCTATTAGAATGATTATACACTCTTACAATTCGGTACTGAAACAGAGCTTCCACAAAGGCCAGTCCTAGATTGACAGGGATATTGGGTGAAGAGAAGCCAAAAGCATCAAGGATATTGAAGGCAAGGAAGAGTAGAGAGGGTGCCTGTGTTTGCTGAGAGGATAACAAAGGAGTTGCATATGTGGGTTatgaggggggggggaacatAAAGagataggaaagaagaaaaggaagattgaAGAGATACCATGTTGTGTTGGTGGTGGTGAATAGCATCAATTACACAGGCTTTGGCagtagaaggaaggagagggTGAAATGGATAGATAAAATTGAGGAAGAGAGGGTTTGAGATAAATTTAGATTGAGAAGTGAGATGAACTGTGATGATGGTGGAATCCAGCAACAGAAAAGAGTGATTGAAGACGAAGATAAATGACTGAAAAGAGAGGGAACAAGGATGGTACAAGTGATGATTGAGAGAGGAGAATTGAAACAGAGGCAGGAAATACAATAACTACTGCTGTTGAGGTGAAGTAGTGATAGTTATTGAGGAAGGTGTCGACTGATCTCCTGATGCATTTTTTCATTCATAGCTTGGCTGGAGCCTTTGGGGGCTCTCTTTTGTTTTCCATTGCAAACTGATACTCTTTGGGGGCTCTCTTTTGTTTTCCATTGCAAACTGATACTTGTTCTGTCATTAAGTCACAAACAGAGAGAGTCATCACCACTTAGAAGATTCTTCCTCAAAAGTTACACAATACTAAACttggaaataaaataattgCAATCACAAACAGAGAGAGTCATCACCAATCACCAGAGAATTTTAGCAGTAAATGTAGCTACaccaaagaaggaaagagagaaactaAAAAGACAATTTCAGTCAAATACTTGACAATAGAGAAGCAATTAACCTGTAGAACTCTGTGAACCAGAAACAAAAGCAGCTGAAAGAGAGAAACTCAAAAAGACATTCTGAGCACAAAAGCAATTACATTTCTCCCATTAACAGAAAACCACTTAGAATATTCTTCCTCAAAAGGaaaagtaaggcatgctcaaagACCACAACCCAAATTTAACACCATTGAAACCACACCACAAAACCAAGCTTTAGAACTCCaagaatcttgatggattcgaaccatcatACCCTGAGAAAAATCCcaagtgctctaccatttttgagctaaagattcaCCTACAATCTAAAAATGTTAGATTTCAAAAGACAAAATCTAAAGCAATATAAAggtaagtaaaaaataaataaataaataaactaaactGGTTCTATGCAAAATAGATGTCCTTAATCaatatccaaaaataaacaaccaaaatcAACAATCAAAGATGACAAATAATGTCCTTAAACCCATTCCTGGTATTGGTGCAGAATAGATGATGCCGATGTTTGGGAAGAAAACTGAGAAAGAGCTTGATCAAATGTTCCCTGCACAATGACAACAATATGTTGGAATACCAAAAATCATGAAGGATAAAACTTGTGAAGCTACTAGACCACAATTGTAAATAACTACCTGTAGAACTTCTGTGAAACTCACTGGTACATTGTTTATTGTAAATTCTGCAGCTAACTCAGTACTTGGTCCTccacttttcctttttttcccctgttTTTCTACCCAAGGCTTCTTCCTTCTACTACCTTTTTGAGTGAGAGGATTTTTTTGCTTTAATACTAGTCCATTGTTTATATTAGAGACCTCATTAGGGACAAGATTCTTTGGAACATCAGACACATTGATACTTTCAAGTTGTTGACATAATTCTTTAATCCCATTCTTAACCAATGCGAATCCTTCAGCTGAATTTGAAGCTTGTAATGCTATCTTCACAAGTTGAGGAGAAAGATATCTGTATCGTTGTGTACAGTCTAAATTCACATCTTCAACAACTTGTTTCCCCTTATGGTCTTCCACTACCATACTTCTTGCTGCCCGTGTCCATCTCCGCAAAATATAAGAATCAGGTATACACTTGATATCTAGGACATCCAAAACTTTCAAGCAATGGCAACAAAGAATGCCAAACGTCTCATATTTCTTGCAACTGCATTGAAAAGTCATATCAACTGGGTTACAACATACTTTGTACTCACATTCAGAACCAACAATGCCAACCATATATACATGAAAGGGAGTATCTTCATTCCGAAAATTTATTTTGCAAAAACTAATCCAGTTATACTGCTCCTGAAATCTCTCAAAAATGTATGGAGTATAGACATCCCCAGCTTGTTTGATAACAAGTGACATCCCGAACATGTTCCTTGGAAGTTTGTTTCTTGAATCAAATTCAGCCTTTAATTCATTAGCTCGTTTAGTATTCACAACCCTTTCGAAGTGCTTAAAAAATTGAACAACATCCAAAGTAGATTTTAGATATTCTTTCAAGTCACTATTAAAACTCTCACTAATTTGTGTACTCCGCATGCCTATTGTGAATGTGTTTTTCATATAACACTTTGCCCATTTATATTTAATTCCATAAATACGAAGCAACCATGAATTTTGTTCCAAGTTGTAGTCACAAAGTAATTTTTTCCAAGAATTCTCGAACTGTAATTCTTCCTCATACTCAAATATACACTTTTTCAAATATTTGAGAAAACAAGAGCCATCTTTCATTATATGACCTAGATGTTTAATTCCATTTTGCATTATGTGCCAAGTACACAACCCATGCCATGTCCCAGGCCACACTTCATACAATGCTTTTGCCATAGCAGTATCTTGATCTGTGAAGATGGTTATAGGTTTTTTATGTCCATTTGCTTCTGCGAATGTCTCAAATAACCAATTAAAAGATTCAGCTGTTTCATCATACAAAAGTGCAGCCCCAAATATAATAACCCCTCTATGATGATTAAAACCGGCAAATATCCCAAATGGCCTATACTCTTTGTTAGTACAAAATGTGGTATCGAAACTAACAACATCACCAAACTGTGCATAGTCAATTCTCATTTTAGGATCAGCCCAAAAAATATTAGTGATTTGTTCATCACTATCCAACTGTAATGAGTATGTAAATGAAGGATTGTTCATACTctgattttcaaaatatttcaacAAACTCCCTGCTTCACCATATGATAAGGAATATTGTCTTTTAGTTCGTAGATAGTTCTTCTGATCTTGCATTATGTAGCCAAGACTCTTTGTCCCGCCAGCTTGCCTACTCATTAACTCAAATGCAGCCTTAGGGTTGATCCCTGAATCATCTGCTAAATCGATTTCATATGAATGTATCTTTGAAATCTTCCTCTGGGAACGCATAAAATGCCTAGTACCAGGAATATGAAGGTGGTGATTATGTTCTTCCACAAAATCACGACActcatattttccattttccatcaGGTATATCCCCATCCGTGCTGGACACTCTGTTCTCGTCTCAGCTCGTGGTTTTTTTGTATGGATGTCTCGCTTATCTATTCTCCGAAAACCAGCTTTATTACATACTAATCTCCGTGAAGTTATAACTGTCatgtctttctttctcttatgtGCAAAATCTCTTCTAATACTAAAACCCAATCTTCCTCCATAACTGTTATAGAAGTCATAAGCATCCTGCTCTGAattaaatatcatgcctacccGAGGACTACTGTCAACATTCTCACCTAACTCAACGTTATCCATATTCCGATAAATGAAGCAATTTGTTGATTCTTCAGAAAGTTGAAACAAGTTACAATTTAATAAGTTTCGAGAACATCTAAGAATGACTAAACTGAAACAATACTTAAACTACCATCTATTGCAGACCTCAAGCTTGTCTATGGAATTAACCAACTCGTGGTGAAACAACCACCCCCTTCCCAGCcacttacaaaaaaaataaaaattttaagaagttTCCATTTACCAAAGTAGAAATGGATTCTGAAATATTTGTTTAATTGACAGacttttgttttagggtttgattgagaaggataaaataaaaaaatacataaaaaaagaaagaaacacaaACCATGTCATCGTCCTTACCAAGCAAagaagcattaaaaaaaaagaaaaaaaaaagaagaagaagaaaaacaaaccaCTCCACAGGTAAACTTCAGTGGAGGTGATACTAATAAGACACAGAAAATGGGCtcattttagtggaaataatttttttagggtTGGGTAGGAATACTGGATTTACTTAATTAGTTGGTCTTGTTAGagtcattctttatttttaattgttattgAAGTGTTTTCGTTAGGCTGGAATAGGTCTTTATGAATCCAGCCTTGCTTTTCTCTACTTTATTTTATGATGAGTTTTAGTCAGTTAAAGACTCCATCCATAGCAAGCTATTGGATGGAGGAGTTCTAAGTTTAGTTTGAGTCTCTTTGAGTATTTTATGAGTTTGTAAAGGGTTTCGGCCCTGACATGAATTTGATGACTAGAAATTGAATTTTACCTTTCGATTCTTGAGATTCAAATCTCTCTCTGCTGTCGTGATTCAGTAGAAATCTGGTTCTGATTTCAGGAAGgcttggtggtgattccaagtTGGGGTTTAGTGGGATGCCAACCCTGAGATTTAGGTGGGATTCCTGATTCatatccttctctctttttcttatctttttagtAACAAGTCAGGTCTGAAAATTCAATACCTTTCACATTCTCTCACTAGTTTCCTTTATTTCTACTTGCTTGATTGATTAGTACTCTGTTAACCTATTTTCTCTTCTGTTCTTGCTTAGATTCTGTTTTACTTGTTAGTCCTTAGTCCTGGTTTCAGGTTCTATTTAAAAATAGTCTTCCCATCGATTTCTAAGTCATTCTCTAAGTAGGAGATCTGGAAATTCTCGGTTTTGGTTTCTGATTTCAAATTCTAATTCAGATTTCTGTTCTGCTATTTCTGCTGTGCCTGTCCCAATTTTAAAGTGATATTAAAGCAATGCAAATCACCTGCATTCTTTATTACTTCCACCACCCCTAACAACCCAATTGCTTCGATCCCAGGAGACAAAACTTTAAGATAAGAGATGAATTAAGAACAGAAAACgatttcaaatccaaaacatTAACGATTTACAAAGAACATTCATGAACAAATCCAAtgcaaaatacaaaataattaCATTCCCTATGTACTTGCAGACTCATCTCTTACCTTGTGCGGTTTGATTCCTCcgagaagaagagaggacacAAAGGGAGAGGGCTTGCTTTCGTACGACCAGAATCGTAGGCAGCCTCCGAGCAAAAGAGAGGACGCAGCAGAGGGAGAGGGCGCTATTCTTTTGTGCGACCggaagagggaaagagggaaagagggagaagaagaagaagaggagtagatttaggtttttttatggttttggtcGATCCGGCCCGGTCGATTTTTCAAGCCAAAAATTAGACCGTTTTCTTCGGTTTTGTATTATCTACCATACACGTGGCGTTTGCCACGTGTCAAAATCTTAACCAGCCTCCGCCAGGCTCCACCAGTAACTGATGCAGCAGAGGAGCTCGATCCAATTCTCGATAAGGTCGTGTCCAAATTCAGTTTTATAAAAACATGCgtcatttttctttcattaaatGTTCTTCGTA is a window from the Macadamia integrifolia cultivar HAES 741 chromosome 5, SCU_Mint_v3, whole genome shotgun sequence genome containing:
- the LOC122078565 gene encoding uncharacterized protein LOC122078565; this translates as MVVEDHKGKQVVEDVNLDCTQRYRYLSPQLVKIALQASNSAEGFALVKNGIKELCQQLESINVSDVPKNLVPNEVSNINNGLVLKQKNPLTQKGSRRKKPWVEKQGKKRKSGGPSTELAAEFTINNVPVSFTEVLQGTFDQALSQFSSQTSASSILHQYQEWV
- the LOC122077847 gene encoding protein FAR1-RELATED SEQUENCE 5-like is translated as MDNVELGENVDSSPRVGMIFNSEQDAYDFYNSYGGRLGFSIRRDFAHKRKKDMTVITSRRLVCNKAGFRRIDKRDIHTKKPRAETRTECPARMGIYLMENGKYECRDFVEEHNHHLHIPGTRHFMRSQRKISKIHSYEIDLADDSGINPKAAFELMSRQAGGTKSLGYIMQDQKNYLRTKRQYSLSYGEAGSLLKYFENQSMNNPSFTYSLQLDSDEQITNIFWADPKMRIDYAQFGDVVSFDTTFCTNKEYRPFGIFAGFNHHRGVIIFGAALLYDETAESFNWLFETFAEANGHKKPITIFTDQDTAMAKALYEVWPGTWHGLCTWHIMQNGIKHLGHIMKDGSCFLKYLKKCIFEYEEELQFENSWKKLLCDYNLEQNSWLLRIYGIKYKWAKCYMKNTFTIGMRSTQISESFNSDLKEYLKSTLDVVQFFKHFERVVNTKRANELKAEFDSRNKLPRNMFGMSLVIKQAGDVYTPYIFERFQEQYNWISFCKINFRNEDTPFHVYMVGIVGSEFARNMRRLAFFVAIA